One Penaeus monodon isolate SGIC_2016 chromosome 34, NSTDA_Pmon_1, whole genome shotgun sequence DNA segment encodes these proteins:
- the LOC119594901 gene encoding zinc finger protein 26-like, producing MFEDHAWILPKRAELNVNTWPLPLTLTEAAPRTRITKATGGGKRSRANRPLHGNFWPVLEAAPAQTVFCQVVERVDKLFAEIQINFVKPCASEHRQLSHPKRLGGEKPYNCGVCGKAFGGRSDMNRHLRIHTGEKPYPCKVCGKKFARADYLSKHINHAPRDSICQASA from the exons ATGTTTGAGGATC ATGCTTGGATTCTTCCAAAACGTGCAGAACTGAACGTCAATACCTGGCCCTTGCCATTAACTCTGACGGAAGCAGCTCCGAGAACTCGCATCACTAAGGCCAC TGGTGGTGGAAAACGCTCTCGTGCTAACCGGCCACTACACGGTAACTTTTGGCCGGTGTTGGAGGCAGCTCCAGCACAGACTGTTTTCTGTCAAGTTGTAGAGCGTGTGGACAAACTGTTCGCCGAAATCCAGATAAACTTTGTTAAACCTTGTGCCTCAGAACATCGCCAGCTGTCACACCCGAAGAGATTGGGG GGAGAGAAACCTTACAATTGTGGTGTTTGTGGCAAGGCATTTGGTGGTCGCTCTGACATGAACCGTCATTTGCGCATACACACTGGTGAGAAGCCATACCCATGTAAGGTCTGCGGCAAAAAGTTTGCTCGTGCAGACTACCTGTCAAAGCACATTAACCACGCACCTCGGGATTCCATTTGCCAAGCCAGTGCATAG